ttattctcCAAATAATcaatatcatatatatatatatatagcacaTTAGtagatattattattgtaacgacccggaaaccgaaccgctaccggtgctaagattcagatcaacttaaggtcatcgggacccatagcaaacCTACTATACCTCCTGTATATGTAATAAAATCTCATATATGattatacattttcataaaaacttaaactttccatataccaagcttggcATGTACATGCAttataactgtatacataaaaaccccatactagagccctcatcaaatgctctagtagggtaaacATCCCATATATCAAatttggttcaacatatctcatcattaaaaacatttacataaagatcatgtacaacagggattacaactatcaatagggccaaacacaatactaatcctcaaatcattacattataccatattacatgtccactactaactattacattaaactataccATCAACCTGATGACTCTTCCACAActacctgtgctcctgcaaacctgggggttagggaaaaggggtgagctactaaagcccagtgagcagaaccataaaacagttAAATAAAcgtatgctttcatgaaatgcatcacaacacagacaatacacatcaaggatggacttgtcaccagaaaccctctacatatccaataaatgcctagccctcgacggagctcctcaggacttcctcttaaatataacaataacatatccaattgtgccaggggcgtagaatgggcctcacctggacttccatatcgtaTCATGCCATATCACattgagggctagtgggtcatccaatatccatccacaacatcatcaaataatgcaacgcatcatattcatgaattctaatgcaaacaacctatcatataacatgacattcgtgatgcatgattatgctaaagattttagttactttaaaacataaggttcagttctactcacctctggctgatgctaaACGgtctctgaagcagctgactcactgctggcctctttggtttctcaggtccgatcctacacaggtggacccAAATGAGGAACCCAACATACTCTataaagactctaaacatctccctaaaaacccccccaaaacatcacaaacatgcatgaaaaaacagacaaaggaaggctgggcatgggactttcggcggcaggttcggcggcaggttcggcggctgaaggtccctacagacccgaaagtcactaaccttcgggggcaggttcggcggccgaaactctcctccagagccgaaagtccaactttcgggggcgagtttaagcggccaaagctgcctccTCTGACAGTTTCgcgcggccgaaccttgctttaGCGGCTGAATCTGGGTCCTTCTAAGTgatagaacccgattctgccatcctCCATCCAGCCACCCAAACTTCCAACAcacatccaactattctaaagcatgcataaacacattttcaagcatataggggtataaaactagcttaaaccccaacaaacatcaacatagcaccACATCTATCATAAAACtaacataaccctaacattttagatctacACTAATCATGCATTGaacacccttaaaacctcttaaaacttacttaaaacatataaaaaggtatggatctacacttatctcttgaagatctagaggagatgcgatccaagcttggagattaggaggaaaggtctccggaggtctccaaacttcaaaaccttgatcttagctcaaaaatcttcaaaaattaggaaaaactcatcaaaacttgaaggatttaagggaaaacataaaatctaccatggaagggcgaaatctcacctatgcccgagaatggagagagaaaactcacccattttcgaacacgggcccttttataggtggctggccagaccaccttcgggggccaaaggtacCTCTGCaagagcaccatgttcggcagccgaacctggacttttcctccatggtgttttctttcaaaactcaattttcttctttcattaaaaccataaaatacataaaaacattttataaaaacatatcttacccttctaggaagttccgacattcgagattccagattccaacggggattccgccggaaagttgaAATTCCGACGACGGGGTCTAGTCAGGTATTACAATTATCGACCACTGGCAATCAAATTCAAGCATTTTCTAAAATCTAAATCATTTGGTATTTTGAAACTCAAAAGAATCACatgatattttatgaaattttctttcaaaatttatgtttcaatttattaatttagttgATTAAGAAGATTTTttccaataaaaaattaaataaatgggaaaaattaaaaaaaaaaggatggtAGTGGCTACTAGATAGGCGTTTGTTTTGACTAAAAGAGAGAAAgggtcattttttttttaaaaaaaatatttttatatagatcaatataactttattatttcttacttttatttatataattttatttttatataaatcattAGAAATTATTCGTGCATTTTATATTGtgtgattatttattttttaaaaaaattagatggGCAAATAACTCAACTTGAAATATTTTGTGCAACTCACATAAAAGAGAGTCAAAATGTCTTTAATGATGAAAAATTAGGATGAGTTGATACAAGTTAATTTctacttatttattattatcacattatttttctatttgttatgttatatgattaataaaatatctattatattttctttttgcaCTCAGAGAGTTTGCTGAGAATTTGGATGTCAATTATAAAAGGTAGTCTACTTTTGATCCAAATAAATtgattgaaatttttgaaagcAGTAAAGGGAGGATTTATAGTTTTGGATCTTATAATATTGTAAAGTCGGAAACGTACTCCAACTACCTCTTTCTCATGCACATCAGTGTTCATCCTAGAAGATTTTCttaaactatatattttttagagGAGGTTGAATAAATATTAGAATAAAATCAgatcaaaatgaaaaaaaatatggaACAAATGCAAGAACAAATGCAAGTATAAATATAAAAGCAAGCAAAAATCAGATTAAattattgaagaataaaaaaatatcttcaCCATATAATACAACTACggattttatttctttatcaAATATTTCAGCAAATTGATgtattagttttaaactttaagaaaattgttaagtattatatatttattctaatgtataaatatatattctaatgatatttaatttatattaaatatatttcttaattgtaaattatttgattatacaaatttaaataaaaataaaaaattattttttaatgataataaatattatttaaaatataaataattttacaatcGAATTTCAATGAATTAGTGATAGATTTATGATGACTTTTATTAAAATGGTCTTAATATTTTCGATAAAAATTTTTCTtctctaattattttttatagattagAACGACTTCGGTTAGGGGATGATTTCAGAATTTCAATGGATTTAGCGACGAATAAAATTTGTCGCCAACAAAAATCTATCATTTAGCGATATTGcaaaaaacatattatattaAACTCATTGATagcaaaaattattatttcaattgcTGTAagcttatttatatattatttattatgaatatagTATTAATTCAAAATGGTCTATTGAGAATTATTATTCATTCAAATATATGTGTATATCAGAATGGTCTATTGAGAACTGACCCTTCTCATGCATTCTCTTCAAACTTGTTTCTTGGAAACTTTCTCTTCAGTTGATTTGCCTTAATTGCAACTGTTACCCAAAGCATTCATCATAAGATCAAGAGCCTCCACGTACACTAGATTCCTCAATGACATTGGGATCTTCCCTTGAAGATTATTTTTTTGCAGACACAGGGAAGCAATAAAGTGTTGAGAACCCAAGGACATTGGAACATAGCCACTCAGCATATTATATGAAAGATCAATCACCGTTAAATCTCTCAAATTTCCCAAACATGAAGGTATTTTTCTCGACAGACGATTTCTCGAAAgaataagaattttaaaagatacaATCTTGCATAAAGAAGCTAGAATTGTACCATTCAAATAGTTGTTGGAGAGTGATAAAAATTGCAATCTTGGCATCATTTTGCTGATATTCCTGGGAAAATCTGGCCATGAAGCAAGTTGTTGGAGAGATCCAatatgcttgcattagtatgaAAATTGGCTAAAGAATCAAACTTGTTAAATTTCAATGATAAAAACCTATCACCAAGTGTGTCTACTTTTCTTAAATTTGGCAAGCTTCCAAAGAGCTTATTATAAGATAGATCCTGTCCTTCAATAGTGGAAGAAATGTTTTCAAACCAATCAGGGATGCTATCTGAGATGCTTGCATTGGACATCACTAAATATACAATTCTCTTCTGTGTTTTGAGCCACTGTGGAAACCGAGGCCCTAGTTTGCAAGATGATAAGTCAATCCAGTAAAGTTGAAAAGGAGCTATCCATTTGGCATCAATATCAACAAGTAAAGAATTCCCACTCATAACCAGCTCAGACAAAGCTCCAAGTTTTGACAAGTGAAGTTCAGTAACTTCCCCATGCAATGAATTCTGACTGAAATTTAGTGTTTGTAGGTTGCAAAGATGTCCAATTGATACAGGAATTGAGCCGCAGAAAAAGTTGTGAGAAAGTTGAAGAACTTTTAGGCGTTTAAACTCTCCCAAGTTATTTGGAAGACTGCCAGAAAATGAATTATTGGAAAGATACAGATGCTCCAAACTGTTGTGGATGCAACTGGATGAGTTGCCAAATGGTCCAGATATCTCACCGCTGAACTTGTTGGTTTCCAAGTGTAGCTCACTCAAATTGCAAAGCTTGTTCAACGTTTTGGGTATATTACCTTCCAGAGAATTATAAGACAGATcaaggaaagaaagagaatTAAGATTACCAATCTGAGTTGAAAGAGAGCCTCGGAAAGCACTGTAACTCAGATCAAGATGCTGAAGGTTGGTAATATTAAATAACCAGCTGGGGATTGTGGAATTGAAGTTGTTCCCTCTAAGATTGAGAACCTCAAGAGATGTAAGATTGACATGGGAAACATGACCTGTGATGGAAAGCtcacaaaaagataaatataattcCAGTAGAGAAGGAAGCATGTTTATTGACTGCAACCAATTGGCACACTTGTTGAGGGGCACGCCGTCCAAGTCTAAGTATTTCAAAGAAGATGGAAAATAGAGGGTGTCGAATGCCAATCCATTGGAACCAAGCTCAAGATGCTGCAAGTTTGAAAGGTTGCCAAGATGAAGGGAAACCTTTCCCTCGAGTCCGCGCATAAAAAGGTCGAGCTCAACGACATGACCGGTTGTGTTGTCGCAAGAAACTCCTTCCCATCTGCAGCAGTTATCTCCCACCCATGAAGTCAATGTGTTTGAACTGTTGGCCAGGCTTGACTTGAACCTGAGAAGAGTTTCTCTTTCAATATTGATACAGCTTCCATGGAAATTAGTTCCATTGCAGCAGAATAAAAAGCTTTGAAGTAGAATAAGCAGAGCAAGAAGCTCAACAACAGGGATATTAGCTGATGATCCCATTACTTCTCAAATCAAACAAAAAATTACTGTTGATTGTATTCCTCAGTTTGGCAAAGTAGGGCCTTGCTGCACTGCAGAAAACAACACCTCCGAGTCGAACTCGAAGATAACCTTGTTGTTGGCTACCATGACGCCATAGATTTCATGAGACCTGGGAGTTGCGGCATGGAGTAAATTAATTTCTTGGCCTCTACTGATTATAGACTTTGAAATATTTGTCTATGTAGACTTTActaaatagtataaaatatctttaatttaATTGCTCTATTATAAGACAGATACTCGAGTATAAATTCCTAACtcaatcatatcatataaataaatttattatattatcattaaacttatttttcagTTAATCTATTTCATACTCAATCATAACTTAAAACTATAAACTTTATAATGATATATATTAACGAGCTacaatttaagaaaattaattaatattttacaatgataatttataattattataatattaaaatattcacttTATAGCCAcaaagttataaatttttagcTTTCCTATTTGATATATtgtcataattaattttaaatattacatttGATAAAACTATTATTTCAAAGATAGAGAACATACGAGCTATGAGAGTAAAACCCCAATTCAGACTTACAGATTCAAATGAGCACATAAAAAGGACTGAATTAGGAGTAAGTATCCGAGGAATTATTCAAAAGTACCGGAAGACACTAacaaaaaaaggggaaaaatgaAAGGTTAAGTCAAACTCTCGTTGTTTGATAAAGAAAACTAAGGTACGGTCTTTTTGGGAGTCGATTAAATCGGAGGGAGGAGAATCAGGAAGAACAATCCTCTTATTGCGATGGGGAGTCCGAATGCGAAAGAGAGGGGTATCCAGGTACTTCCGAGAAAAGAAGTTTGCGAGAGAAGAAGGAGTGATATTAGACTCTAAATTCATAACATCGGATACCCGGGGATTGTCCATTGTAGTATGAGAAACGTATCTTGAAGACGGTTTCAGCTGGGAGACGAGAATAATGGAGCGCGCAGAGAGCCGAAGGAAAGAAAGGGTTATGTGAAGATTTGGgagttttgaattttaaaaacagtaaagagaagaagagacATTTTGATAGAAGTCGTTCTCGGgccgcgcggtcataatgggttCTCGGGATTTACCCCATCATCAATTATGCAATAACTGCTGAGAGGTAAAGggacaattgatgaccgctgggctttAGCCACCCAAGGCCAGACCAGGTCCAAGAAAACAAAGTCAGCACAGAGCCCGCGAAACTCTCTAGACCGAATAGCCAAATTTCTCAGGTCTCGACCCAGAGACACTGGGCAAACCGGGTCACATGTGAGCCCGGATCCGTTAGGGAGAAATCTAGCCTGGTGATGTGACGTAATGAAGGTTAGCAGGCCCAGTCACTTCGCAGGCGCCAGGGGAAATTAAATAGTCGTCTGACGCCGAGAGGAGGGAGTCTGACGCTTCCATACATATGGATCTGCGTGGCAGAGACAGATGGCACTGTAGCAGAGAGGCCGTTATGTGTTACTAGCAGACAAATGGAAAGGAATAAAAAGAGAGGAACATACTCCTCTCAGGCAAAGCTCTTATACAAACACTGTAAATCCTATTTTTCTAGATCTCAGAACATCAAggagtattttagattttttttataatacttaacgactaaaattaatggaaagactaactagtagactttttaaaatattagagatattttaatgaatttttcaaattgTGAAGACAGCGAGCgacattataaaaataatttttattgagttttaactttttatttttaataatttaaattttatatattttagtttttattatctttcctgaatttgaatcttaaatttattgaaatttctatttgtttatggagattgagtttgagattttctttcttgaattttgacgaaattaaacttTAGAGACTAAAATGTTGATTTCGAAATATAGAAAgacaaatatgttaattatgtaatattttagggaTAAAAACGTAtcttttccttcaattctttgagagagtgacttataaatttataagaattaaatttgaGAGACTAAAGTATTGGGTTTTAGAAATGATAGTTCGGTTATTTTTCCTATCACTAACGGTATTTTTGATGGAGAGAACtctaattttgacggaattaaacttTAGGGACGAAAgtgtttgatttaatttctaatagttttatttaaatctgtttaattagaattaatgtttaaaccaaaaaaataaccttcaaataaaatttgaagttatATGAAATGAattgtcttaatttttttataaattatatactcaatctttcaattttatattaattatagtaaTATGCTATCAAATCAAATTGTCACCATGGCCGTAAACTTTCCTAGCAATTTCTGTACTGTGAATGTccatagaaaaaaaattcacttaTTGAATTGCCTTGTTGGAAATTCAGCTGGATGAATGAAAAGAGTAAATTAATCAcccttttaattaatttcaactgtaaaagaaaataaagaggaaataaGTACTACCCTtcccttttaaaaaaaaaaaaaattactaaataaaataGTTCCCTTTCTCAAATTAGTAAGACAGATTATTGATTATGATTTAtgaatttgttatattttttaattatgtttaaaattaataaaaatatttaataaaaaaatttaatttttattatttaaatgtaaattgATGAAcaaggatatatatatattatataatttatttataattaaaatgtatataaaaattaataatttattatataattttaaaatataattatcaataaaataaattttatttttatgcatatataagttatttttataatatttatatttattttatagttataaataatttaataatataaattaaaatttattttaatataaaaatttgataactaataaatattttaaaaaaataatataatcaaaataaaacataaaatctCATCACTTATTAGCAGCTAATGagaaaaaaattctaaatttataattaattaaaaaggcAGTTGATAAACTGCTTATCCattattaatagttttttttaagttattaaACGCAAAAATAAACTGTTTGGAAACTGatggtttaaattaaaaaaattaataaattaaattaatttaaaatttaagtttgattttttatttattttgatttaggttttaattttaaaaatttcaattattttgatttaatttaattttaataaaaaaaattaaaaatattaaatcaattcgattagcgataataaaatattatttttaataatatagagattagatcatattaatattaaaatattataattaaattttaaaatactaaaaataaaacttaaaaaataaaaatttattaaaaattcaaatcaatcaaaccaaattgaatcagttcgatttaattcagtttctaatcaaaatcgatttagtttgatttttatacatattaaaatttcagttttcaatttattcagttaACCGAACCGACTGAATACTCATCCCTAATTATCAGTACGGATGAAAAGAGTCTTTTAAGTTCtaacattaaaagaaaataaagacgAAATAAGTACCACCcttctctttttttaaaaaaagaaaaattactaaataaaataGTTCCCTCCATTTGCCATCTTTCTCCCAATTAATAAGAAATATTATTGATTATGAATTAtgaatttgttatatttttaattatttttaaaattaataaaaatatataatttattgaagaaatttaaaatgttttattattgcaTTCAAATATGAAAGTCTCCTCCTCCATCACAAGACTTGGGAGTGTAGCATgggttaaattaatttcttgCCCACCACAGATTATTGACTTTGAAAGACTCATCTCCTTAGACTTGGAATTTTGAGTCATCCAGTGCCTTTGGTACCAAATTTCCAATTGAAGCATAGATTATTAATTCAATTGCTGTCAATTTTTTTGAGACGATATCATCagtatttaacttttttttttctttcatttgtgattttttttagatttttaattaatttataaattttttaaattcaaaaaatcaaataaaacaatAACCGAAAATATTATTTTCGACTAATAAACAACATATAAATACGCTCAGAAGTTAAAAGAGATGAACATCACTAAAAAGATCAAATCACTTGGTGTAACTAGCATAATATATAACTACTCTAGATAGCATAGGAGCAACCACATTAACTTGTTATCGAATCTAAAGTAAAGTCCAATGAATAcctcataaaaaagaaaaaaaaagttttattttaaaatcaacttTTTGCTCGTTAAGTTGTTTAAATCAGGAAAGGGTCTCTTTTAAAGTAATGGCCTCTGGTGAATGAAGAGCgagtaaattttaaaagatttctaAAACTCCAATGCAAAAGTTTGTATGATCATTTTGGACAACAACAGTATAAAATGTACACTATTTTTGAGTATGTGGGGTTGCATCTAATTACATTATACTCTACTAATTGCAGGAGAACTCCAACCTTGAATATGTAACTCAATcacataaaattaaaacatataaacaagAATAATTGAGAtctcttttaaaaattaaataaaaattatagcttTAGTCAAATTAGTTAAAGTTTCTTCTCTAGTTTTCAaggtataaaattttaattacttaattaaattGATCTACTGTGGATTAATAAATAAACTTGAGTatataagattgaaattcaatGAATACCTTTAGATGATCTGAGATTTATAAAGAAGTAGGGTTTCTGTGTGTATGAGTAAGCTTAATTTGAATGGATCATGCTCCCcttttttattccttttttttttttcttgtcctCTAGTGACGCATA
The Manihot esculenta cultivar AM560-2 chromosome 1, M.esculenta_v8, whole genome shotgun sequence genome window above contains:
- the LOC110608374 gene encoding receptor-like protein EIX2, producing the protein MGSSANIPVVELLALLILLQSFLFCCNGTNFHGSCINIERETLLRFKSSLANSSNTLTSWVGDNCCRWEGVSCDNTTGHVVELDLFMRGLEGKVSLHLGNLSNLQHLELGSNGLAFDTLYFPSSLKYLDLDGVPLNKCANWLQSINMLPSLLELYLSFCELSITGHVSHVNLTSLEVLNLRGNNFNSTIPSWLFNITNLQHLDLSYSAFRGSLSTQIGNLNSLSFLDLSYNSLEGNIPKTLNKLCNLSELHLETNKFSGEISGPFGNSSSCIHNSLEHLYLSNNSFSGSLPNNLGEFKRLKVLQLSHNFFCGSIPVSIGHLCNLQTLNFSQNSLHGEVTELHLSKLGALSELVMSGNSLLVDIDAKWIAPFQLYWIDLSSCKLGPRFPQWLKTQKRIVYLVMSNASISDSIPDWFENISSTIEGQDLSYNKLFGSLPNLRKVDTLGDRFLSLKFNKFDSLANFHTNASILDLSNNLLHGQIFPGISAK